Proteins encoded within one genomic window of Triticum aestivum cultivar Chinese Spring chromosome 2D, IWGSC CS RefSeq v2.1, whole genome shotgun sequence:
- the LOC123049868 gene encoding ent-kaurene oxidase 2-like: MEALLAALPAGGGGAVAAAVGGLAAAAAVAGVRMGNKERANTPPVVPGLPIIGNLLQLTEKKPHKTFAKWSDIYGPIYTIRTGASSVAVVNSTEVAKEAIVAKFSSISTRKLPKALSVLSRDKTMVATCDYGDFHKMVKRFVMAGLLGSSAQRKFRETRNMMMDNMLSTFHTLVTDDPHAPRNFREVFKEELFRLSLIQGLGEDVSSVYVKEFGRDISKDEIYQIIVADMMMCVIEIDWRDFFPYLSWIPNKSFDTAVATTESRRTTVMRALIDQQKERIARGKAKTSYLDFLLAENTLADDQVTMLVWEAIIEGADTTLVTTEWAMYELAKNPEKQDRLYREIQEVCGEDMVTEDHLPRLPYLNAVFHETLRRHSPVSLLPPRFVHETTTLAGYKVQAGTEVIVNVYACNMDKKEWEEPEEWRPERFLNDGRFDVADMYKTIAFGAGRRVCAGSAQATAISCAAMARFVQEFTWTLKEGDEDKVDTVQLMGYKLHPLYVYLSPRRGRQ, encoded by the exons ATGGAGGCGCTCCTGGCTGCACTCCCTGCGGGTGGCGGCGGAGCTGTTGCTGCCGCCGTTggagggctggcggcggcggccgcggtcgCCGGAGTCCGGATGGGGAACAAGGAGCGGGCCAACACGCCCCCAG TTGTTCCTGGTTTACCTATAATTGGAAACCTGCTTCAACTGACGGAAAAGAAGCCGCATAAAACATTTGCAAAATGGTCTGATATTTATGGGCCAATATACACAATAAGGACTGGGGCTTCATCTGTAGCTGTGGTCAACTCAACTGAAGTAGCCAAGGAG GCAATTGTTGCGAAATTCTCATCCATATCTACTCGAAAGCTACCTAAAGCATTATCAGTGTTGAGTCGTGATAAAACAATGGTTGCTACATGTGACTATGGTGACTTCCACAAAATGGTGAAACGCTTTGTTATGGCAGGTTTGTTGGGTTCTTCTGCTCAG AGAAAATTTAGGGAGACGAGAAACATGATGATGGATAACATGTTAAGCACCTTTCATACATTGGTGACCGATGACCCACATGCTCCTCGGAACTTTCGAGAAGTTTTCAAGGAGGAGCTGTTCCGCTTATCCTTGATCCAG GGTTTAGGTGAGGATGTGAGTTCAGTTTATGTGAAGGAGTTTGGGCGGGACATATCAAAGGATGAAATCTACCAGATCATTGTGGCTGACATGATGATGTGCGTCATTGAGATTGATTGGAGGGATTTCTTCCCGTACCTCAGCTGGATTCCAAACAAGAGCTTTGATACAGCAGTTGCTACCACGGAATCTAGGCGAACCACGGTGATGCGAGCCTTGATCGATCAACAGAAGGAAAGAATTGCGCGCGGCAAG GCAAAGACATCCTATCTGGACTTTTTGTTGGCAGAGAACACATTGGCAGATGACCAAGTAACAATGCTAGTGTGGGAGGCAATCATAGAGGGTGCAGATACTACTTTGGTGACGACCGAGTGGGCTATGTACGAGCTTGCCAAAAACCCCGAAAAACAG GATCGTCTCTACCGGGAGATCCAGGAGGTGTGCGGTGAGGACATGGTCACGGAGGACCATCTTCCTCGGTTGCCGTACCTGAATGCCGTGTTCCACGAGACGCTGAGGCGCCATTCTCCTGTCTCGCTTCTGCCTCCAAGGTTCGTCCATGAAACCACCACACTCGCCGGCTACAAGGTCCAGGCCGGAACAGAG GTGATCGTCAATGTGTACGCGTGCAACATGGACAAGAAAGAGTGGGAGGAGCCCGAGGAGTGGAGACCAGAGAGGTTCCTGAACGACGGCAGGTTCGACGTCGCTGACATGTACAAGACCATTGCATTCGGCGCCGGGAGGAGGGTCTGCGCCGGGAGCGCGCAGGCGACGGCCATTTCGTGTGCCGCCATGGCGAGGTTCGTGCAGGAGTTCACCTGGACGCTCAAGGAGGGCGACGAGGACAAGGTGGACACCGTCCAGCTCATGGGCTACAAGCTCCACCCCCTCTACGTGTATCTCTCACCGAGGAGAGGGAGGCAGTGA
- the LOC123049869 gene encoding uncharacterized protein codes for MGGAAESGSSSTRTADRTVIRTGPVPPLPGVPSRKRILDGSHRPDGGVTIKPLLVDSKHRDGSILRESCWWHKMYRVNITDETSVEPMMMSKKPNCQPYSWDCQMHGYCNMMQIYWLKLAYISVDSFDGPVQVYGFLAARDILNPRRNYLFNRGRDDPLEIVQDDDWLIQMSSPKRGIEMTSPVLVEFDMRIKIGEKEEDDLQLIDGAVSFSDMDPPINMAFTRRLCGEGGAVDINLAHMYEAAEATIQVRISEACGSGLSLCLTASGSALQQQARLFDGIVGETPCDLGKFVFAVMSLTKLVVLLKVGRGGGSDCVYRFHLFDVQKHGDSTVSFEIPDMVTIEVKVTWSTLDIPDSALEEDNRYNWRKELRSDDDDDDDDYEYDWNDY; via the exons ATGGGAGGGGCGGCGGAGAGCGGTAGCTCCTCCACGCGCACAGCCGATCGCACGGTGATCCGGACGGGCCCCGTGCCGCCCCTTCCCGGCGTACCTTCGCGGAAGAGAATCTTGGACGGCTCCCACCGTCCCGACGGCGGCGTGACAATCAAGCCGCTCCTGGTGGACAGCAAGCATCGTGATGGATCCATCCTGCGTGAATCATGTTGGTGGCATAAAATGTATCGTGTGAACATCACGGACGAGA CTTCTGTGGAACCAATGATGATGTCAAAGAAACCCAATTGTCAGCCGTACTCGTGGGACTGCCAAATGCATGGATATTGTAATATGATGCAGATATATTGGCTGAAGCTAGCATATATTTCTGTTGATTCCTTCGATGGCCCAGTTCAGGTGTATGGATTCCTGGCTGCCCGGGACATCCTGAACCCAAGGCGTAATTACCTGTTCAACCGCGGTAGAGATGATCCATTGGAAATAGTTCAGGATGATGATTGGTTGATACAAATGTCTAGCCCCAAGAGAGGCATTGAAATGACATCTCCTGTGCTGGTTGAGTTCGACATGAGGATCAAGAttggagaaaaagaagaagatgacCTACAGCTCATTGACGGGGCCGTCAGCTTCAGCGACATGGACCCGCCGATCAACATGGCCTTCACGCGACGGCTCTGTGGTGAGGGCGGGGCGGTGGACATAAATCTAGCACATATGTATGAAGCAGCAGAGGCCACAATACAGGTTCGGATATCAGAAGCATGCGGCAGTGGCTTGAGCTTGTGTCTGACGGCTTCTGGCAGTGCGTTACAACAGCAGGCCCGTCTCTTCGATGGCATTGTGGGAGAGACACCATGTGACCTAGGCAAGTTTGTGTTCGCTGTGATGAGCCTCACCAAATTGGTTGTATTATTGAAGGTTGGCCGCGGCGGGGGCTCGGATTGTGTTTATCGTTTTCATCTCTTTGATGTTCAGAAGCATGGAGATTCGACCGTGAGTTTCGAGATTCCTGACATGGTCACTATAGAGGTGAAGGTGACTTGGTCAACTTTGGACATCCCTGACAGTGCACTAGAAGAAGACAATCGCTACAACTGGAGGAAGGAGCTTAGaagtgatgacgacgacgacgacgacgactatgaGTATGATTGGAATGATTATTAA
- the LOC123054360 gene encoding glutamic acid-rich protein has protein sequence MYNGIGLQTARGSGTNGYVQTNKFFIRPRTDGAAKAPLHNYDHDPDRHKLGGMRPPNKEILEHDRRRQVELRLVELRDTLEEQGYTEGEIEERVEEARKEAELEAAAAAVVAEAGGRAGGGGPAARPGEGFTGTQSHHVAARKEKQLETLRAALGLEAEVGEKNAEVDSDPESGELVPGKESEEMDVDVQNDRKASKDGKKHAKKGKKEKGSDRKSQSRSLRKSKHGYDSEDDSESDHDEIKGKKYIKKSFLDRDVDSKIVHKKAKQGKGTRHDSEADSDSDHGKKAKHTKSNRDEGKKGPVKSSRHDSKDEKPRRSKYKDDSYSDSESDVSYSDSESDYDRKKKKSSHHGSKDDKQAPKSKEKEASLVKNVDKRKRHDSDSDGSAHDRKIHLDAAVARKDHSRDKPTIDPSSDEYKNKRPVKTSRHDSEDEKPHGKVPRKEKYAESETDSERYTSEKKKPAKSSVHVSKVDKEAPKHREKEGKTSSKNVDKRTRHDSDSDSDSDGWQRHPDTKVKKIVEEKKRVISSSESSFYSSSSSESDVSDESRENRKSDRGLKNGNGQNHAKRASYKNELEERKKGQDGRRKEERMEQEKQKQREEERKELEKQKRLEEERKELERQKRLEGERKELEKQKQRAKEEETLKEKEHERRKGGHGVERDSKRKVGEDRYDPNSNRLSDDENREDRKTREDYGRQKTTDSDRYDPNSNRHSDDENRDRKRHEEYGRHRARFSDSHDSKRSRYDDSYNHSRRDYEERYSRDEHRDRRHR, from the exons ATGTACAACGGCATCGGGCTCCAGACCGCGCGCGGGTCCGGCACGAATGGGTACGTGCAGACCAACAAGTTCTTCATCCGCCCCCGGACCGACGGGGCCGCCAAGGCGCCGCTCCACAACTACGACCACGACCCCGACCGCCACAAGCTCGGCGGGATGCGGCCGCCCAACAAGGAGATCCTGGAGCACGACCGGAGGCGGCAGGTGGAGCTGCGGCTGGTCGAGCTGAGGGACACCCTCGAGGAGCAGGGCTACACCGAGGGCGAGATCGAGGAGCGCGTCGAGGAGGCGCGCaaggaggccgagctggaggccgccgccgctgccgtggtCGCGGAGGCGGGTGGtcgcgcgggcggcggggggccagCAGCGCGTCCGGGCGAAGG GTTCACGGGCACACAGAGCCACCATGTCGCAGCACGGAAGGAGAAGCAGCTTGAGACGCTGAGGGCTGCTCTTGGGCTAGAAGCTGAGGTTGGAGAGAAGAACGCTGAAGTAGACAGTGATCCGGAGTCTGGGGAGCTTGTACCTGGGAAGGAGTCTGAAGAGATGGATGTTGATGTTCAGAACGATAGGAAGGCTTCAAAGGATGGTAAGAAGCATGCAAAGAAGGGAAAGAAGGAAAAAGGGAGTGATAGGAAGAGTCAGAGCAGAAGTTTGAGGAAGAGTAAGCACGGGTATGATTCAGAAGATGATTCTGAGTCTGACCATGATGAGATAAAGGGAAAGAAATACATAAAGAAATCCTTCTTAGATAGAGATGTTGATTCTAAGATTGTTCATAAGAAGGCAAAACAGGGAAAAGGCACACGCCATGATTCTGAGGCTGATTCAGACAGTGATCATGGCAAGAAGGCAAAACACACGAAAAGCAATCGTGATGAGGGAAAGAAGGGGCCTGTGAAGAGCTCTCGTCATGACTCTAAAGATGAGAAGCCCAGAAGAAGCAAGTACAAGGATGATTCGTACAGTGACTCGGAGAGTGATGTCTCGTACAGTGATTCAGAGAGCGACTATGATCGAAAAAAGAAAAAATCCTCCCACCACGGTTCTAAAGATGATAAACAGGCACCAAAAAGCAAAGAGAAGGAAGCCAGTTTGGTTAAGAATGTTGATAAGCGCAAGAGACATGATTCTGATTCGGATGGTTCTGCTCATGATAGGAAAATACACCTTGATGCAGCTGTTGCTAGGAAGGATCATTCCCGTGATAAACCGACGATTGACCCAAGCAGTGATGAATATAAAAACAAAAGGCCTGTGAAGACTTCTCGCCATGACTCTGAAGATGAGAAGCCACACGGCAAGGTCCCTCGGAAGGAAAAGTATGCCGAATCAGAGACTGACTCAGAGAGGTATACCAGTGAAAAGAAGAAGCCTGCAAAATCCTCTGTCCATGTTTCTAAAGTTGATAAGGAAGCACCAAAACATAGAGAGAAGGAAGGGAAGACTAGTAGTAAAAATGTTGATAAGCGCACGAGgcatgattctgattctgattctgattcggATGGATGGCAAAGACACCCTGACACAAAGGTAAAAAAGATTGTGGAAGAGAAAAAAAGGGTGATTAGCTCAAGTGAGAGTTCATtttacagcagcagcagcagtgaatcAGATGTGAGCGATGAAAGCCGTGAGAACAGGAAATCTGACAGAGGATTGAAGAATGGTAATGGTCAGAACCATGCTAAAAGGGCTTCTTACAAGAATGAGttagaggaaaggaaaaagggtcaagatgggagaaggaaggaagagagaaTGGAGCAGGAGAAACAAAAACAGAgggaggaagagaggaaagagttgGAGAAGCAAAAGCGTCtggaggaagagaggaaagagttgGAGAGGCAAAAACGtctggagggagagaggaaggagctGGAGAAGCAAAAGCAGAGGGCGAAGGAGGAAGAGACACTGAAAGAGAAGGAACATGAGCGGAGGAAAGGCGGGCATGGTGTGGAAAGGGACAGCAAAAGAAAGGTTGGAGAAGATAGGTACGACCCAAATTCAAACAGACTCAGCGATGATGAAAATAGGGAGGACCGAAAGACGCGTGAAGATTATGGTCGACAGAAAACTACAGATTCAGATAGGTATGACCCAAATTCAAACAGACATAGTGATGATGAAAACAGGGACCGGAAGAGGCATGAAGAGTACGGTCGACACAGAGCTAGATTTTCAGATAGCCATGATTCAAAGAGGTCTAGATATGATGACTCTTATAACCACTCGAGGAGGGATTATGAAGAGCGCTATTCTAGAGATGAGCACAGAGACAGGAGGCATCGTTGA